CGAATGGGCCGAATTATCGTCTTCCGGCATAATGTTGTAGACGTGGCGGACATTCGAGCCCTTGCCGCGCGAAAGCTTCGGATGGGTGCCCGGCGGAATGGCCTTCGCCTCGTGATCGCCGCCGCCCGGTGCCGAGCAGACGGCGAGCTCCAGGTCGGTCTCCGCCGTCACCGACCAGTTGGAATCGGCGGGGATGTAGAGCGCATGCGGCGCGCCCTCGAAGGGGTTCATGCGCTCGCCGAGGACGCCGAAATCCTTGCCGCCCGCGGTCGCCTTGCCCTTGCCGGAGATCCAGACGAGGCAGACCTCGCGGCTTCCCGTTTCCGCCGCGACGATCTCGCCCGGCTTCATGCGGTGCAGATCGAAACCGACATAGGTCCAGCCGGCGCTTTCGGGCGTTACATGGCTGACGCGGCCATGGGTGCCGTTCGGTTTTACGAGGAGGTTCGGCATGGGCATGTTCCTTTCATTCGGCGTCCGGGACGGTCAGCCCTTCGGGAAGCCTTCCGTCTCCACGGTATAACCCGCGGCGGTCATGACGCGCATCAGTTCCTTATGACCGATCTCGGCCATTTTCTGCGGCGGCGCCTTGCGCGGGTCCTGCTCGGCTTCCACCACGAACCAGCCTTCATAGCCGTAATCGGCCAGCTTCTGCACGATGGCGCCGAAATCGAGCGAGCCGTCGCCCGGCACGGTGAAGGCGCCGAGCGCCACCGCGTCGAGGAAGGACTGCCGGCTGCGATCGAGGCCGTCGACCACGGACCGGCGGATATCCTTCACATGGACATGGTTGATGCGGGCATGGTGGTTGTCGATGGCGCGCAGCACGTCGCCGCCGGCAAAGGCGAGGTGCCCTGCGTCGAGCAGCAGCGGGATGCCTTCGCCGGACGCCTTCATGAAGGCGTCGAGCTCCGGCTCGGTCTCCACGACGGCGGCCATGTGGTGATGGTAGGAGAGGGGCATGCCCTGTTCCGCGCACCATTCGCCGAATGCCGTGAGCTTGCGGCCATAGGCCTTCATCTCGTCGTCGGAAAGGCGCGGCTTGGTGGCGAGCGGCTTCGAGCGGTCGCCCTGGATGGAGCGGCCGACCTCGCCGTAGACGATGCAGGGTGCATCGACGGCCTTGAACAGCTCGATCATCGGCGCGATGCGGTCCTTGTTGGCGGCAAGCTCCTCGTCGACCAGCGTGCCCGAGAACCAGCCGCCGCACAGCGTCACGTCGGCCGCGCGCAGGATCGGCAGCATCTCCTCGGGCGTGCCGGGGAAGCGGCGGCCCTGCTCCATGCCGGTGAAGCCGGCGCTGCGCGACTGGCGAAGGCATTCCTCGAGGGAGACATCGTCGCTGAGTTCAGGAAGGTCGTCGTTCCACCAAGCGATGGGCGACATGCCGAGTTTGGCTTTCATCTGGGTCTCCTTGGGGAAGGCAAACGGCCTTCCGATATCATTATCTCCCTGCCTTCCTCCGTTGTCCTCGGGCTTGATCCGAGGATAACGGAGAGGAAGGAGAGGGGCTTTGTTCGTATCCTACCCGAGGCTCTGCGCCGCGCGGGCCTTCACATAGGCCTCGCGCGCCTTGTTGACCTCGGCCCGGGGGCTCACCTCCGGCACGGCGACGTCCCACCAGTGGCCGCCTTCCTGCGTGGTCACAAGCGGATCGGTGTCGATGACGATGACCGAGGTACGGTCGTTCGCCTTGCTCTCCTCGATGGCCGCTTCGAGGTCGGCGATGGAGGAGACCTTGACGGCGACGGCCCCCATGCTTTCGGCATGCGCGCGGAAGTCGATATCCGGCATGGTCTCGATCATCGCGTCCTTGAGCAGGTTGTTGAAGTTGGCGCCGCCGGTGCCCATCTGCAGGCGGTTGATGCAGCCGTAGCCGCGATTGTCGAGCACGACGACGGTCAATTTTTTGCCGAGCATGATCGAGGTGGAAAGCTCGGAATTCATCATCATGTAGGAGCCGTCGCCGACCATGACGACGACATCCGCCTCCGGCCGCGCCAGCTTGACGCCGAGCGCCCCGGCGATCTCGTAGCCCATGCAGGAAAAGCCATATTCCATGTGGTAGCCGCCGGGCTTCACCGCCTGCCAGAGCTTGTGCAATTCGCCCGGAAGGCCGCCGGCCGCGCAGACGAGCACGGAATTCTCACCGCCGATGCTGCGCTGCACCGCGCCGATGACCTGCGCATCGGAAGGAAGGTCGGCATTGGTCGGCGCGGTCGCCCGGTTCGCCGCCGCCATCCATTCGGCCTTGCGGGCCTTGGCCGAGGCTTCCACGGAGGCCGGGGCCTTCCAGCCTCCGAGCGCTTCGGAAAGCAGCGTCAGGCCCTCGCGGGCGTCGGAAACGAGTGGCCGGCTGTCATGCTTGGTAGCGTCGAAGGCGACGGTGTTGAGGCCGATCATCTTCAGTTTTTCATTCTTGAAGAGCGCCCAGGAACCGGTCGTGAAGTCCTGCATGCGCGTGCCGACGGCGAGGATGACGTCCGCCTCCTCGGCAAAGGCATTGGCGGCGGAGGTGCCGGTGACGCCGATGGAGCCCATGCAGAGCGGATGATCGTCCGGGATCGCCGACTTGCCCGCCTGGGTGACGGCGACGGGAATGCCATGCATGCCGGCAAAGGCCTTCAGTTCGGCGGTCGCCTGCGAATAGAGCACGCCGCCGCCGGCGAGGATCAGCGGCTTTTCCGCCTTGCGCAGCGTCTCGATGGCGGCGTCCAGCTCGTCGCTGTCCGGCCGCGGGCGGCGCTGCGTCCAGACCTTCTCTTCGAAGAGGCTCGCCGGATAATCATAGGCCTCGGCCTGCACGTCCTGGCAGAGCGAGAGCGTCACCGGGCCGCAATCGACGGGATCGGTCAGCACCTGCATGGCGCGCTTCAGCGCCGGGATGATCTGCTCGGGGCGGGTGATGCGGTCGAAATAGCGCGAGACGCAGCGGAAGGCGTCGTTGACCGAAACGGTGCCGTCGCCGAAATCCTCGATCTGCTGGAGCACCGGGTCGGGAATGCGGTTGGCGAAGACGTCGCCGGGCAGGAACAGGACGGGAAGGCGATTGACATGCGCAACACCCGCGGCCGTCACCATGTTGAGCGCGCCGGGGCCGATGGAGGTCGTGCAGGCCATGAAGCGCTGGCGGAAGCTCGCCTTGGCGAAGGCGACGGCGGCATGCGCCATGCCCTGCTCGTTATGGGCGCGCAGCGTCGGCAGCTCCTCGCGCACCTGGTAAAGCGCCTCGCCCATGCCCGCGACGTTGCCATGGCCGAAAATGGCCCAGACACCGGCGAAGATCGGCACCTTCCTGCCGTCCACGACGGTCATCTGCGCCTTCAGGAAATGCGCGACGGCCTGCGCCATCGTCAGCCGGATCGTCTTGCCCATGGTCTTCCTCCCAAATTCTCTGTCTTACAGTCCGCGCGTGCCGAGCCAGGCGTCGGTCAGCGTGCGGAAGCGGCCGGCCATGTCGGCGATGGCCGCCTCGTCGTCCATTCTGCCGGCCATCCAGGCGCGGGCGGCGTCCGCGAAGATCGTGCGGCCGACGGCAAAGCCCTTGACGGCCGGGGCCACCTTCGTCGCCTCGAAGGCCTTGATGAGGTCCTCCGTCGGTGCCTCCAGCCCGAGCAGCACGATACCACGGCAATAGGCATCGTTCCGGGCGATCACCGCCTCGATGTTCCGCCATGCCTCCGGGGAGGCCTGCGGTTCCAGCTTCCACCAGTCCGGCTTGATGCCGAGATCGTAGAGCTCCTGCAGCGCGGTGGAGATCGTATCGTCCTTGAGCGGCCCGTTCTTGCCGGCGATGATCTCGACCAGCAGCTCACGCCCGACGCGGCGTGCGGCCTCGAAGAGCGTGCGCAGCTTCTCCTGCTGCTCCTGCTTGAGCGCGGCCGGATCGTCGGGATGGTAGAAGCACAGGCACTTGATGCAATGGTCGAGCGGCCATTCCACGAGCTGCGAGCCGATATCCTGGCTGAATTCGAAGCGCAGCGGCTTGGAGCCCGGCAGCTCGACCGGCCGGCCGAGCCAGGAGAAATTCTTGGTGGCAGCGTCGAAGAAGGCGTCGCGCCCGAAGCGCTCGTCGATCAGCATGCCATAGCCGGGCCGCCCTTCGGCCACCCGCGCGGCGGCTTCGACGGTGAGGCGCTTGAACTGCGAGATCTTCTCGTGCGGCACGCCGAGTTCGTCGGCGACGTCGACGAGTTGCATGCGGTGGTCGCAGGCGAGCGCCATGAGCAGCGGAATGTCGCCCTGCTTGCGGTTCGTCGCCCAGTGAATATGGTTGATCGCCTCGTCCTTGCGCAATGCCCGGTGCTTGCTGCCGTTCTTCAGGAAGAATTCCAGCTCCTCCCAGCTCGGATATTCCGGCGAGCAGAGCAGGCGTGAGACGGCAAACGCGCCGCAGGCATTGGCCCAGGTCGCGGAGGTCGCATGGTCCTCGCCGGTAAGCCAGCCGCGAAGGAAGCCCGACATGAAGGCATCGCCCGCGCCGAGCACGTTATAGACCTCGATGGGAAAGCCCTGACCCACCACGCCGTCTTCCAGGTCGTCGGAGATCGGGCCGTCATAGACAATGCAGCCCATCGCGCCGCGTTTCAGGACGATGGTGGCGGCGGAGACCGCGCGGATCGCCTTCAGCGAGGCGAGCACGTCGTCCGCGCCAGAGGCGATCATGATCTCCTCCTCGGTGCCGACGATCAGGTCGCAATCCGGCAGCACGGATTTCATGATGGCCGAGACGCGGTCGGACTTCACATAGCGCTCGAAACCCTCGGCATGGCCGGCAAGGCCCCAGAGGTTCGGGCGGTAGTCGATGTCGAAGACGACCTTGCCGCCGCTCTCTTTGGCGATGCGGATCGCCTTGCGCTGCGCGGCCTCGGTGTTGGGGCGGGAAAAATGCGTGCCGGAAACCAGCACGGCGCGCGAGGAGCGCACGAAGGCCTCGTCCACGTCGCCCTCGTCGAGCGCCATGTCGGCGCAGTCGGTGCGCACGAAGATCATCGGCGAGACGCCCTCGGATTCGATGGCGAGCAGCACCAGCGCCGTCAGCCGCTCCCTGTCGGTTCGGATGCCCTCGACATTGACGCCCTCGCGGGCGGACTGCTCGCGGATGAAACGGCCCATCTGCTCGTCGCCGACGCGCGTGATGAGCGCGGACTTGAGGCCGAGACGGGCGGTGCCGATGGCGATGTTTGCCGGGCAGCCGCCGACCGATTTCGCGAAGGAGGCCGTGTCTTCCAGCCGCGTGCCGAGCTGCTGGCCGTAGAGGTCGACGGACGAACGGCCGATCGTGATGACGTCCAGCGTCTTCGTCTGGTCGGTATGGGGCATGTCTTCCTCCCGGTCTTGCGGCGCCGTCGTGGATGCGCGGCGGATTTCGGGAAAATGAAACATGAATTCCATTATTCTGTCAATTCGGAATATACATTCCGTTTCTATTCCACAGCATTCCCTTTGGGCGAGCGCTTGAGGCTGCGCCGCCGCTCGGCGATGGCGACCGGCAGCGCCATGGCGAGCGCGATGGAGGCGGAAAGCGAGCGGAAGCCGGCATAATCGGCCTCCGACACCTCGAACCAGTGGGTGGCGGAGGCGGCGAGGGGGGAGAAGACGGAATCGGTGATGGCGACGATGGGTACGCCCCGGGCGGCGAGCTCCTGCGCCTGCGTCAGGCTCTCGGCGGCATAGGGCGCGAAGCTCGCGGCGATCACGGCGTCCCGGGTCGTTGCGAACTGCGTCATTTCGGGGTCGATGCCGTTCGGCGAGGCGATGATCTGGTGGCGGATGCCGAGCTTGCCGAAGGCATAGGCGATATGCGCCGTCAGCGGATAGGAGCGCCGCTTGGCGACGAGATAGATGGTCTCGGCCCGGGCGAGCAGGTCGACGGCCTTGGAGAAGGTCTCGCCGTCGATGGTGCCGGCGAGCCGCGCCACCGACTGGCTCGCCGCCGTCAGGAAGCCGGAGAGCAGTTCCGCGTCGCTGTTGGCCGCCGGCCCCGCCTCCAGCGAGAGCATGCGCTCCTCATAGGAAAGCGTGCGGTCGCGCAGGCGCGCGCGAAAGACGTTCTGGAGGTCGGAAAAGCCTTCGTAGCCGAGGTGGTGGGCAAGGCGCACCAGCGTGGAGGGCTGCACGTCGGCCGCCGTCGCGATGCTCGCCGCCGTGCCGAAGGCCATGTCGTCCGGGTTGGAAAGCGCATAGGCCGCCACCTGCGCCAGCCGCTTCGGCATGGTCGCCTTGCGCTCGATGATGACGCTGCGCAGGCTGTCGAAATCGCGGGGGACGCGCGTGAGGGCCGCTTCGCTGCTGTTCATGGATCTGTTCTCCTCGTGCGGCCATTCTGCGACAAATGAAATAAATATTCCATATCGTCGGAAAAGATAGTTTTCGTTCCAAATCTTTCCCGCTATGGATGGCGCAAGGCGCGCCCTCAGCGCGAGGTATATCAACTCTTGCGAAACTGCGTAGCGGTTTTGCGAGGGCCGGAGACGATGGAGGATTGTCATGAAGGCCTTGGGTATCGGACTGATCGGCACGGGTTACATGGGCAAGTGCCACGCGCTCGCCTGGAACAATGTCAGCACCGTCTTCGGCGACGTCGAGCGCCCGCGCCTCGTGCATCTTGCCGAGGCCAATGCCGGGCTTGCGGCAAGCCGCGCCCGCGAATTCGGCTTCGCCAGATCCACCGCCGATTGGCGCGACCTCCTGTCCGATCCCGAGATCGACGTCGTTTCCGTCACCACGCCGAACCAGTTCCATGCCGAGATGGCCATCGCCGCGCTCGAGGCCGGCAAGCATGTCTGGTGCGAGAAGCCGATGGCGCCCGCCTTTGCCGATGCCGAGCGCATGCTCGCCGCCCAGCGCGCCTCCGGCAAGGTGGCCGTCATGGGCTACAATTACATCCAGAACCCTGTCATGCGGCATATCCGCCTGCTGCTCGACGAGGGCCGCATCGGCACGGTCAACCATGTCCGCATCGAGATGGACGAGGACTTCATGGCCGATCCGGACGTACCCTTCTACTGGAAGAGCGAGGCATCCTCCGGCTACGGCGCGCTCGACGACTTCGCCGTGCACCCGCTTTCGCTGCTCTGGAGCCTCTTCGGCCATGTCGAGGCCGTCATCGCCTCGCTGGCGAAACCCTATGCCGAGCGCCCGCTGAA
The Shinella zoogloeoides DNA segment above includes these coding regions:
- the iolB gene encoding 5-deoxy-glucuronate isomerase — encoded protein: MPNLLVKPNGTHGRVSHVTPESAGWTYVGFDLHRMKPGEIVAAETGSREVCLVWISGKGKATAGGKDFGVLGERMNPFEGAPHALYIPADSNWSVTAETDLELAVCSAPGGGDHEAKAIPPGTHPKLSRGKGSNVRHVYNIMPEDDNSAHSLLVVEVITPSGNTSSYPSHKHDRDDLPNESLLEETYYHRINPPQGFAFQRVYTDDRSLDEAMAVEDGDVTLVPKGYHPCATIHGYDLYYLNVMAGPKRVWKFHNAKEHEWLLG
- the iolE gene encoding myo-inosose-2 dehydratase, which gives rise to MKAKLGMSPIAWWNDDLPELSDDVSLEECLRQSRSAGFTGMEQGRRFPGTPEEMLPILRAADVTLCGGWFSGTLVDEELAANKDRIAPMIELFKAVDAPCIVYGEVGRSIQGDRSKPLATKPRLSDDEMKAYGRKLTAFGEWCAEQGMPLSYHHHMAAVVETEPELDAFMKASGEGIPLLLDAGHLAFAGGDVLRAIDNHHARINHVHVKDIRRSVVDGLDRSRQSFLDAVALGAFTVPGDGSLDFGAIVQKLADYGYEGWFVVEAEQDPRKAPPQKMAEIGHKELMRVMTAAGYTVETEGFPKG
- the iolD gene encoding 3D-(3,5/4)-trihydroxycyclohexane-1,2-dione acylhydrolase (decyclizing) — encoded protein: MGKTIRLTMAQAVAHFLKAQMTVVDGRKVPIFAGVWAIFGHGNVAGMGEALYQVREELPTLRAHNEQGMAHAAVAFAKASFRQRFMACTTSIGPGALNMVTAAGVAHVNRLPVLFLPGDVFANRIPDPVLQQIEDFGDGTVSVNDAFRCVSRYFDRITRPEQIIPALKRAMQVLTDPVDCGPVTLSLCQDVQAEAYDYPASLFEEKVWTQRRPRPDSDELDAAIETLRKAEKPLILAGGGVLYSQATAELKAFAGMHGIPVAVTQAGKSAIPDDHPLCMGSIGVTGTSAANAFAEEADVILAVGTRMQDFTTGSWALFKNEKLKMIGLNTVAFDATKHDSRPLVSDAREGLTLLSEALGGWKAPASVEASAKARKAEWMAAANRATAPTNADLPSDAQVIGAVQRSIGGENSVLVCAAGGLPGELHKLWQAVKPGGYHMEYGFSCMGYEIAGALGVKLARPEADVVVMVGDGSYMMMNSELSTSIMLGKKLTVVVLDNRGYGCINRLQMGTGGANFNNLLKDAMIETMPDIDFRAHAESMGAVAVKVSSIADLEAAIEESKANDRTSVIVIDTDPLVTTQEGGHWWDVAVPEVSPRAEVNKAREAYVKARAAQSLG
- a CDS encoding bifunctional 5-dehydro-2-deoxygluconokinase/5-dehydro-2-deoxyphosphogluconate aldolase, whose amino-acid sequence is MPHTDQTKTLDVITIGRSSVDLYGQQLGTRLEDTASFAKSVGGCPANIAIGTARLGLKSALITRVGDEQMGRFIREQSAREGVNVEGIRTDRERLTALVLLAIESEGVSPMIFVRTDCADMALDEGDVDEAFVRSSRAVLVSGTHFSRPNTEAAQRKAIRIAKESGGKVVFDIDYRPNLWGLAGHAEGFERYVKSDRVSAIMKSVLPDCDLIVGTEEEIMIASGADDVLASLKAIRAVSAATIVLKRGAMGCIVYDGPISDDLEDGVVGQGFPIEVYNVLGAGDAFMSGFLRGWLTGEDHATSATWANACGAFAVSRLLCSPEYPSWEELEFFLKNGSKHRALRKDEAINHIHWATNRKQGDIPLLMALACDHRMQLVDVADELGVPHEKISQFKRLTVEAAARVAEGRPGYGMLIDERFGRDAFFDAATKNFSWLGRPVELPGSKPLRFEFSQDIGSQLVEWPLDHCIKCLCFYHPDDPAALKQEQQEKLRTLFEAARRVGRELLVEIIAGKNGPLKDDTISTALQELYDLGIKPDWWKLEPQASPEAWRNIEAVIARNDAYCRGIVLLGLEAPTEDLIKAFEATKVAPAVKGFAVGRTIFADAARAWMAGRMDDEAAIADMAGRFRTLTDAWLGTRGL
- a CDS encoding MurR/RpiR family transcriptional regulator encodes the protein MNSSEAALTRVPRDFDSLRSVIIERKATMPKRLAQVAAYALSNPDDMAFGTAASIATAADVQPSTLVRLAHHLGYEGFSDLQNVFRARLRDRTLSYEERMLSLEAGPAANSDAELLSGFLTAASQSVARLAGTIDGETFSKAVDLLARAETIYLVAKRRSYPLTAHIAYAFGKLGIRHQIIASPNGIDPEMTQFATTRDAVIAASFAPYAAESLTQAQELAARGVPIVAITDSVFSPLAASATHWFEVSEADYAGFRSLSASIALAMALPVAIAERRRSLKRSPKGNAVE
- a CDS encoding Gfo/Idh/MocA family oxidoreductase — protein: MKALGIGLIGTGYMGKCHALAWNNVSTVFGDVERPRLVHLAEANAGLAASRAREFGFARSTADWRDLLSDPEIDVVSVTTPNQFHAEMAIAALEAGKHVWCEKPMAPAFADAERMLAAQRASGKVAVMGYNYIQNPVMRHIRLLLDEGRIGTVNHVRIEMDEDFMADPDVPFYWKSEASSGYGALDDFAVHPLSLLWSLFGHVEAVIASLAKPYAERPLKEGGRRAVENHDIASVLMRLPGGISGVLMSNRSAWGRKGRIALQIYGSKGSILYDQERMNEFQLYTTEGRATEQGFSTVLTAPHHRPYDRFIPAPGHGLGFNDLKVIECRELIAAIAGMASHSIDFNHGLRIEQSVHAMARSFREGRWVEIASA